The region GCGCGCAGGGATGTTATTCAGCCGTGCCGAACAGATCGACATGGTGATCACCGGCAAAGGCGCCAACCCTGAGATCCTCCAGAAGCTGGAAGATCAGGGCGTAAAAGTGCTGCGCGTTTAAAGGTGCTGGCGGAAAAACGCTACCGTGGCATCCAGCGCCGTTGGCGTGATGCGGTGGCGGACGCCCGGTTCCCACAGACAGGTCAGATTACCGTCCAGTCCTGCATTCATTAACGCCTGCTGCAGGCGGAAGGTTCCCTCGGGCGGGACCACATCATCCGCGTCACCGTGCCACAGCAGCAGCGGGCGATCGGCCAGGCGCGGCAATGCCCGGGTCACTTCCCACTCTTCGAGCGTCGCGGTGATTTCTGCTAAATCCTGAGGGGGAAAGAGCGTCTTCGCCAGCGACGTAAAATAGCCCGAGCCCATCAGGCAGGCGACAGACTTCACTTCAGGATGATGCGTCATAATCCCCAGCGCCGTCATACCGCCCATCGACGCTCCAGCCACGGCCAGACGATTGTCGGCCACCAGCCCTGCCTCATACAGCGCATCGCGTAGCCCGGCAAACTCGGTCAGACTCCCGTGCAGAATGTGCCAGAACTGCCCAAGACGCGCCTGTTCGTTACCCAAAAAGCGTGCACCGTGGTCGGGTGCATCCGGCATCACTACCCGAAACCCCGCCTGCGCCAGCGCGACGGCAAAATAACTGTAAACCAGCTTCGATGAGGTAAACCCATGATAAAAAACCACAACAGGCAGCGGTTTATCACGTTTACCCGCTGGCATCGCGTGTAAAATTTCATGGTCGCCGAGGTGGCGTATTTCAATTTCAATCATTGTCGACCCTGTGCGAATGTATGATTCATAATGTTGAGAACTGGGTTACGCTTTCACGTCATTTTCATTCGAAATATACGTCCCAGATAACACTTCGGGAACATTCCCCCAAAACTAAATTCACAGACAACTACACTATGGCTATCAGGAAACGAGATATGGTTATGCGCAGGTTTGCTGCTTTATTGCTGGTGTTTCTGCTCAGTGGCTGTAGCGCGCTGCAGGGAACGCCGCAACCCGCTCCACCGGTCGCCGATCATCCGCAGGAGATTCGTCGTAATCAGACGGAAGGATTACAACGAATGGGCACCATCTCCGCGCTGGTTCGCGGCTCTCCGGATGACGCAGAAGCGGCAATAAAAGCACAGGCCGTCGCCGCCAAAGCAGATTATTACGTCATCATTATGATCGACGAAACCATCATAACGGGACAGTGGTATTCCCAGGCCATTTTGTACCGTAAATAATGGTTTACCTTTGAACGAGATTTACACTGCTTTGCGTCCATAGACATTTTCCTGTCCACAATAAACTCCATGCCCGCGTCAATGGAAGGGAGTTTATTTGCGAAGGATTGCCCGGCGGATACCGGATATATGTGAAATGGAGCTGACGATGAAACGAACTCTTGCTTTGACCTCACTGTTGCTCTCAGCAGGCCTGCTGAGCACCACCGCGCAGTCAGCAGAATTCGCCAGTGCTGATTGTGTGACTGGCCTGAATGAAATTGGCCAGATCTCCGTGAATAATATTTCGGGGAGCCCGCAAGACGTTGAACGTGTCGTGGCATTAAAGGCCGATGAGCAGGGTGCTTCATGGTATCGCATCATCCAGATGCAGGAAGATAACCATATCGACCACTGGCGGGTACAGGCCATTCTCTACGTGTAATCTCCCTCCTGATAAAAGCCACTTATTTTTAGTGGCTTTTCGTTTTTGCAAATTTTTTATCTTATAAAAAACAAATCAAGAACAATAAAATAACATTTTGTTACATTAAATCAGTAAACGTAATTCCCGCTCTGCCGTTGAAGAACCATACCTTTTCAATGATGAGCAATTTATGATCAACATTTTTCGCCGCGCAGGCCTGGGTGCGAAGCTGTCACTGCTTACCGGCGTCAGTGTCGCCACGCTGTTTCTGCTTTTCACTTTTCTGCTCAGTCAAAAAGCCAGCCAGCAGCTTGAAGCCCTTGCGGTAGAAGATCTGCATAATCAGTCCACCGGCATGGTCGACATGGTGCAAATGTTTAACACCAGCCTGAGTGAAGAGGTTGAGAGCTATACCCGTCTGTTCACCACCTTTTTACCGCAGCCCCTGAACATTGATGCTTCCCAAACCCAGACAATTAACGGGCTCAGCGTTCCGCTTCTGAAAGGCGGAGATACCGGGCTGCATGAAAACAACACGCTTTCGGACGCGTTCCTGAACCGTACGGGAGCCATTTCGACGCTGTTTGTACGCAGCGGTAACGACTTTGTTCGCGTAGCCACTTCCCTGCGTAAAGAGAACGGCGAGCGGGCAATGGGTACCGTTCTGGATAACGCCAGCCCGGCCTTTGCCGCCGTCAACAAAGGTGAAGTCTACCGCGGCCTGGCGCTGCTGTTTGGCAAACGCTACATCACCCAGTACCAGCCGGTTAAAAACGCCGAAGGACAGGTCATTGCGATCGTCTTTGTCGGGGTGGACATCACCCACTCCTGGAACGTCATGCGTGAGAAAATCCTCAACCGCCGCCTGGGCGAGAGCGGTCACTTCTTCGTGCTGGATCGCAGCAACGGCAAAACGCGCGGGCAATACCTTTTCCACGCCAGCGAAGAGGGAAAACTGCCGAAGTGGGACGACGCGACGCAGCAGCAGCTTCTGAGTAATAAACCCGGCACGCTGGAGCGCGTAAGCGACGACGGCCGCACGCTGAAAATGGCTTATACCCCGCTGCCAGGCTGGAACTGGACTATCGTGGGTGAAGTGGATAAATCGGTGCTGCTCTCAAGCGTCACCGCCATGCGCGACGGTTTCCTCCTCGCCGGTACGGCATTGTCCATCCTGTTTGCTGGCCTGTTCGTGGTCCTGATTCGCCGCGTGCTGACCCGACCACTGCGCAATGTGATCCATCTTGCCCGGCAATATGCCGCAGGGGATCTCCGTTCCAGCCTGCCCGTGACGCGTCAGGACGAAGTCGGCCAGCTGATCGACGCCATCAACGGCATCGGTGGCGGCCTGCAAAAAATTGTCCTGCAGGTCCGCGAGGCCGCAGGTGAGATCCATTCAGGCACCAACGCGCTAGCCGCCGATACGGGCGAAATTTCAGAGCAGATCAACAAGCAGGCCAGCAGCGTGGAAGAGACCTCCGCCAGCATGGAGCAGCTGGCCGCCACCGTACAGCAAAATGCCGCCAACATGGAGCAAACGCAGCAGCTGGTGGGTGAAACCTCGCTCGCGGTTCATCAGGGCGGTGAGACGGTCACCCACGCGGTGTCGACCATGGACGACATTCGCGAAGCGTCAAAACGCATCGCAGACATCACGCGCGTGATCGAGTCCATTGCTTTCCAGACCAATATCCTGGCGCTGAATGCGGCCGTGGAAGCGGCTCGCGCGGGCGAGCACGGTAAAGGGTTTGCGGTCGTCGCGCAGGAAGTTCGCGCCCTGGCGGGACGCAGCGCTAACGCGGTGAAGGAGATTGAACAGCTGATTGGCGATACGCTCAGAAAAGTCAGTGAGGGTCATGCGCTGTCTGAACAGACGCGCCTGGCGATGGATGACATCATCATTCATATCGATAACATCAGCCAGCTGGTCACCGAGATTAACCATGCCTCACGCGAGCAGTCCGCCGGAATCGGTCAGGTGAACCTCGCCATGACCCACATTGGCGAAGCGTCGCATATCAATGCCGATCGCATCTCACGCAGCGAACAAACGGCTCAAACGCTGCGCGAGAAGGGTTCACACCTGGCTCAACTGGTGAGTCTGTTCCAGCTAAAAGGCTAGCCGACTCTGCCCGTCGCACGCAGCAGCAGGTCACTTTGCACCTGCTCGCTCATCACCGTTCCGCCACGGGTATCCAGCATCATGCGGCACCACGCCTGCGCCACCGGAGGCGATGCGTGCCGCAGCATTTCGCTCCCGGCACTCAGCAGGAAAAGCTGCTGGGCGATCTCCCGCCCCTGCGCCTCCTGCGGTTTACGCAGTTTTTGCTGAAGCTGTCGCCAGCTGCGGTCGAAGTGTCTGTCCTGCCCTTTTACCTGCGCAAACTCATCGGCAAGCCGATCGTGTATACCCGGCTGCTTCGCCAGCACGCGCAGCACGTCCAGGCACATGATGTTCCCGGACCCTTCCCAGATGCTGTTCACCGGCATCTCGCGATACAGGCGGGGAAGTTCGCTCTCCTCGCAGTACCCGACTCCGCCCAGCACCTCCATCGCTTCAGCGACAAACGGGATGCCCGCTTTACACACGCTAAATTTCGCGGCCGGGGTAAACAGCCGCGCCCATGCCGCCTCCTGCGGATCCGCGCGTTTATCCCACGCCCGCGCCAGGCGGAACAGCAGCGCCGTTTGCCCCTCCAGCACCAGCGCCATCCGGCTTAGCACTTCGCGCATGAGCGGCTGATCGATAAGATTTTTGCCGAAGGTCTGGCGCTGATGCGCATGGTACAGCGCCACGGAGAGCGCACGGCGCATCAGTCCGTGGCTGCCCAGCGCGCAGTCAAAGCGCGTCAGGCCGCCCATTTTGAGGATCTGCCGTACCCCTTCGCCTTCTTCCCCCAGCAGCCAGCCGGAGGCATCAAGGAATTCCACCTCGCTGCTGGCGTTGGAGCGGTTCCCGAGCTTGTCCTTAAGGCGCTCCAGCCGGACGGCGTTGTGCTGCCCGTCAGGTAAAAAGCGCGGCACAAAAAAGCAGGATAGTCCGCCCTTCGCCTGCGCCAGCACGAGATGCGCATCGCTTTGCGGGACGGAGAAAAACCATTTATGTCCCACCAGCCTATAACTGCCGTCGCTGCATTTTTCCGCTTTAGTGGTGTTGCTGAGCACGTCTGAGCCGCCCTGCTTTTCCGTCATCCCCATACCGATCAGCAGGCCGCGCTTTTGCGCGCCGGGCGCAAGATGAGGATCGTAGCGATCGCTGAGCAGCGGCGTCAGCCAGTCGTGAAAGGGTTTGGGGAGCGCCTGCTGCAGGAGCGGTGTCGCGGCAAACGTCATGGTGACAGGGCACAGCGTGCCCGCCTCCACCTGAGCATGAAGCACAAAGCGTGCGGCCCGCGCGACAAACGCCCCTTTACGCACCTCCTCTTCCCACGCCAGGTTATGCACGCGGTTGGCACACAGGCCCTGCATCAGCAGGTGCCATGCCGGGTGAAAGCGGACGTCATCCAGCCGCTCCCCGGTGGCGTCATAGCGAAGCAACTCCGGCGGATTCACGTTCGCCAGCCTGCCCAGCTCCAGCGACTCCGCCGTACCCAGCTGCTGACCAATGCTGGCGAGGAGTTCGATATCCCACTCGGCCCCTTCACGCGAGACCGCATCGCGCAGGGCGCAGTCGGAGAGGAAAAGGTTACTGTTGGAAAGCGGTGCAGGTTGATTGAAAACGGTATGGGTCTGCCAGTGCATGCTGTCTCCCTCCTTCAGTGGCAATGACGATAAGTATGGACAGACCGCGCACACGCTGCATGGGAGGGGAGTCACACGTTCACGATCCCGCTGATATCATTCGTGAAATAGCTCACAGAACATAAGAATAAACTATTTCATGACTTCGCTTTTGTTGAATAATTTATTCTTACCCTTTTCAGTGAGGATCGTTATGCAACCGGATGCGCACAAGCGAGCATTAATTGCAGGCTCCATTGGTAACTTTATCGAGTGGTATGAGTTTGCGGTCTACGGTTTTCTGGCGACCGTCATTGCGAAAAACTTCTTCCAGCTTGAAGGGGAAGCGGGGCTCACCAGCCTGATCCTCACCTACGCCTCGTTTGCCATCGCCTTCTTCTTCCGCCCGCTGGGTGCGGTGGTGTTTGGCCGCATCGGCGACCGGATTGGCCGTAAGCCGACGCTCATTATTGTGCTGGTGCTGATGACGCTCGCTACCGCCGCCATCGGCATTGTGCCGGTCTATGCCAGCATCGGGATTGCCGCGCCGCTCATTATTACGCTGCTGCGCATCCTGCAGGGACTTTTCGCGGGCGGTGAGTACGGCGGCGCGGTCTCGCTGATGACGGAGTTTGCCCCGCGCGGCAAGCGTGGGCTCTATGGCGCGTGGCAGTCCTTTACCGTGGCGCTGGGGCTGTTAGCAGGCGCAGGCATCGTGGCGCTGCTCTCTGCCCTCCTCACGCCGGAAGCCCTGCACGACTGGGGCTGGCGCATTCCTTTCTTCCTGGCGCTGCCCATGGGCGTCGTTGCGCTGTGGCTTCGTGTCAGTATGGAAGAGACACCCAGCTTTGTGCAGCAGCAGGATAAACCGGTTATCGCTCAGGCGGATACTGCCGCCACGCTCCGGGCCATCGTGATGGGGATTGGGCGCGTAATGGTCTGGTCTGCAGCGGGGTACACTTACCTGGTGATTATGCCGACCTATCTGCAGTCGGCGCTGCATACCGGGTTTAACCAGGCGCTGCTTATAGCGGTGATTTCGAATATTGGTTTTGCACTCACCATCATTCCGTCGGGGATCCTGAGCGATAGGATCGGGCGTCGCAGGGTGATGATTATCGCCACCGCGCTGCTGCTGATCCTCGCCCTGCCGCTGCTGAAAATTCTTCAGGCAGAGTCGAGTACGCTGGCGGTGAAGGCTGTTGTGGTGTTGATTGCGGGCGGTCTGGTCGGGATGCTGGCAGGGCCAGGCCCGGCGATGCTATCTGAGATGTTCCCGACGCGCGTGCGCTATACGGGGCTGGGGCTGGCCTACTCGTTGTCGAACGCGATTTTCTCAGGCTGTGCGGGGTTAATTATTACCGGGCTGATTAAGCAGACGGGTAACCTGGATATTCCGGCGTACTACGTGATGGCGACGGCGGTGGTGAGTATTTTCGCGCTGATGACGCTGCGGAAGGATGACCATTTGCGGTCGTTAGAGGAGTGAGTTTGTCACCGTCTGGTGCCCTCACCCCGGCCCTCTCCCACGGGGAGAGGGAGAAAACACAAAAGGCCGTCCTGTGGACGGCCTTGCTGTTTATTCTCCCCGCTGACGCACCGCTTCAAACAGGCAGATGCCCGTCGCAACAGAAACGTTCAGGGACGACACGCTGCCCGCCATTGGGATGCTGATCAGCTCGTCACAGTGCTCGCGGGTCAGACGACGCATGCCTTCACCTTCCGCCCCCATCACCAGCGCCAGACGGCCGGTCATTTTGCTCTGGTACAGAGTATGATCCGCTTCACCGGCGGTACCGACGATCCAGATGTTCTCTTCCTGCAGCAGACGCATGGTGCGCGCCAGGTTGGTCACGCGGATCAGCGGAACGTTTTCCGCCGCGCCGCAGGCCACTTTCTTCGCCGTTGCGTTCAGCTGCGCGGAGCGATCTTTCGGCACGATCACCGCATGCACGCCCGCCGCATCGGCGCTACGCAGGCACGCGCCGAGGTTGTGCGGATCGGTAACGCCATCGAGGATCAGGAAGAACGGATTATCCAGCCCAGCGATCAGATCCGGCAGATCGTTTTCCTGATACTGACGGCCCGGCTTCACGCGGGCAATAATGCCCTGGTGAACCGCACCTTCACTTTTCTCATCCAGGAACTGGCGGTTCGCCAGTTGGGTCACCACGCCCTGCGCTTCCAGGGCGTGGATCAGCGGCATCAGACGCTTATCTTCACGCCCTTTCAGAATAAACACTTCCTGAAAACGCTCCGGTGCGCGCTCGAGAAGGGCCTGCACCGCGTGGATGCCGTAAATCATTTCACTCATTGATGGTTCTCGTAATAAGTATTTCCCCTCTCCCGGTTAGGGAGAGGGTCAGGGTGCGGGGAGACTTTACTCCGCCTGCTTTTTCTTGGCCGCGCGCTTCGCTT is a window of Enterobacter pseudoroggenkampii DNA encoding:
- the yjfP gene encoding esterase yields the protein MIEIEIRHLGDHEILHAMPAGKRDKPLPVVVFYHGFTSSKLVYSYFAVALAQAGFRVVMPDAPDHGARFLGNEQARLGQFWHILHGSLTEFAGLRDALYEAGLVADNRLAVAGASMGGMTALGIMTHHPEVKSVACLMGSGYFTSLAKTLFPPQDLAEITATLEEWEVTRALPRLADRPLLLWHGDADDVVPPEGTFRLQQALMNAGLDGNLTCLWEPGVRHRITPTALDATVAFFRQHL
- the bsmA gene encoding biofilm peroxide resistance protein BsmA; amino-acid sequence: MAIRKRDMVMRRFAALLLVFLLSGCSALQGTPQPAPPVADHPQEIRRNQTEGLQRMGTISALVRGSPDDAEAAIKAQAVAAKADYYVIIMIDETIITGQWYSQAILYRK
- a CDS encoding methyl-accepting chemotaxis protein is translated as MINIFRRAGLGAKLSLLTGVSVATLFLLFTFLLSQKASQQLEALAVEDLHNQSTGMVDMVQMFNTSLSEEVESYTRLFTTFLPQPLNIDASQTQTINGLSVPLLKGGDTGLHENNTLSDAFLNRTGAISTLFVRSGNDFVRVATSLRKENGERAMGTVLDNASPAFAAVNKGEVYRGLALLFGKRYITQYQPVKNAEGQVIAIVFVGVDITHSWNVMREKILNRRLGESGHFFVLDRSNGKTRGQYLFHASEEGKLPKWDDATQQQLLSNKPGTLERVSDDGRTLKMAYTPLPGWNWTIVGEVDKSVLLSSVTAMRDGFLLAGTALSILFAGLFVVLIRRVLTRPLRNVIHLARQYAAGDLRSSLPVTRQDEVGQLIDAINGIGGGLQKIVLQVREAAGEIHSGTNALAADTGEISEQINKQASSVEETSASMEQLAATVQQNAANMEQTQQLVGETSLAVHQGGETVTHAVSTMDDIREASKRIADITRVIESIAFQTNILALNAAVEAARAGEHGKGFAVVAQEVRALAGRSANAVKEIEQLIGDTLRKVSEGHALSEQTRLAMDDIIIHIDNISQLVTEINHASREQSAGIGQVNLAMTHIGEASHINADRISRSEQTAQTLREKGSHLAQLVSLFQLKG
- the rlmB gene encoding 23S rRNA (guanosine(2251)-2'-O)-methyltransferase RlmB is translated as MSEMIYGIHAVQALLERAPERFQEVFILKGREDKRLMPLIHALEAQGVVTQLANRQFLDEKSEGAVHQGIIARVKPGRQYQENDLPDLIAGLDNPFFLILDGVTDPHNLGACLRSADAAGVHAVIVPKDRSAQLNATAKKVACGAAENVPLIRVTNLARTMRLLQEENIWIVGTAGEADHTLYQSKMTGRLALVMGAEGEGMRRLTREHCDELISIPMAGSVSSLNVSVATGICLFEAVRQRGE
- a CDS encoding MFS transporter, translating into MQPDAHKRALIAGSIGNFIEWYEFAVYGFLATVIAKNFFQLEGEAGLTSLILTYASFAIAFFFRPLGAVVFGRIGDRIGRKPTLIIVLVLMTLATAAIGIVPVYASIGIAAPLIITLLRILQGLFAGGEYGGAVSLMTEFAPRGKRGLYGAWQSFTVALGLLAGAGIVALLSALLTPEALHDWGWRIPFFLALPMGVVALWLRVSMEETPSFVQQQDKPVIAQADTAATLRAIVMGIGRVMVWSAAGYTYLVIMPTYLQSALHTGFNQALLIAVISNIGFALTIIPSGILSDRIGRRRVMIIATALLLILALPLLKILQAESSTLAVKAVVVLIAGGLVGMLAGPGPAMLSEMFPTRVRYTGLGLAYSLSNAIFSGCAGLIITGLIKQTGNLDIPAYYVMATAVVSIFALMTLRKDDHLRSLEE
- the yjfN gene encoding DUF1471 family protease activator YjfN, whose amino-acid sequence is MELTMKRTLALTSLLLSAGLLSTTAQSAEFASADCVTGLNEIGQISVNNISGSPQDVERVVALKADEQGASWYRIIQMQEDNHIDHWRVQAILYV
- a CDS encoding isovaleryl-CoA dehydrogenase codes for the protein MHWQTHTVFNQPAPLSNSNLFLSDCALRDAVSREGAEWDIELLASIGQQLGTAESLELGRLANVNPPELLRYDATGERLDDVRFHPAWHLLMQGLCANRVHNLAWEEEVRKGAFVARAARFVLHAQVEAGTLCPVTMTFAATPLLQQALPKPFHDWLTPLLSDRYDPHLAPGAQKRGLLIGMGMTEKQGGSDVLSNTTKAEKCSDGSYRLVGHKWFFSVPQSDAHLVLAQAKGGLSCFFVPRFLPDGQHNAVRLERLKDKLGNRSNASSEVEFLDASGWLLGEEGEGVRQILKMGGLTRFDCALGSHGLMRRALSVALYHAHQRQTFGKNLIDQPLMREVLSRMALVLEGQTALLFRLARAWDKRADPQEAAWARLFTPAAKFSVCKAGIPFVAEAMEVLGGVGYCEESELPRLYREMPVNSIWEGSGNIMCLDVLRVLAKQPGIHDRLADEFAQVKGQDRHFDRSWRQLQQKLRKPQEAQGREIAQQLFLLSAGSEMLRHASPPVAQAWCRMMLDTRGGTVMSEQVQSDLLLRATGRVG